A single window of Eucalyptus grandis isolate ANBG69807.140 chromosome 1, ASM1654582v1, whole genome shotgun sequence DNA harbors:
- the LOC104440177 gene encoding G-type lectin S-receptor-like serine/threonine-protein kinase At2g19130, translating into MSARILYGTAMDSKNSSPWSFILPIFLLCSSLYTYLCLGTDKLDANRSISGNQTLTSSGGHFTLGFFSPGNSTYSYIGIWYNKINVQTVVWVANRDNPITDRQSTELKVSGGNLVILNNSEVPVWSTNLTASSSGSSSMVAVLEDDGNFALKAAPTSSVTLWQSFDYPTHMWLPGAKLGIDKRKNRSQLLTSWKNAEDPSTGLFSLGLQPSSEYYVRWNKSEHYWSSGAWDNQTKSFSWVPEMRLNYIYDFKYVDNENESYFTYSIKSSFNTISRCVMDLSGQVKMVSWLPSQVWTLFWSQPPQQCMVYRLCGPFSVCSEQSEDSCSCLQGFSISSPIDWNRSDWSGGCKRNSNLNCAANAEKDRFWPMSNMELHDAPQSLVAGSDLECQTACLSNCSCTAYAFEDNACSIWIGDLFNVEQLKQGTTPGRSFYVRLAASEIKDPSKKSNVTATVAGSVGATVAILAIVSFAVWRWRRGATVTTKIVEGSRIAFAYRDLQVATKNFSEKLGGGGFGSVFKGTLPDSSSIAVKKLESISQGEKQFRTEVSTIGTIQHVNLVRLRGFCSEGDKRLLVYDFMPNGSLGYHLFHRKDSKTLDWKMRYQIALGTARGLAYLHEKCRDCIIHCDIKPENILLDAEFCPKVADFGLAKLVGRDFSRVLTTMRGTRGYLAPEWISGVAITVKADVYSYGMMLFEFVSGRRNLELSENGAIEFFPTWAASKIAEGGDLLDLLDPDLEKNADTEELTRICRVACWCVQDEETHRPTMGLVVQVLEGLLDVNLPRIPRALQMLLDNQEHVVFFTESSSSNQNSQTNGNTSTSSLQNPNSSSSTKSES; encoded by the coding sequence ATGTCCGCTCGAATCCTATATGGTACAGCCATGGATAGCAAAAACAGTAGTCCATGGTCGTTCATACTCCcaattttcttgctttgctcATCTCTGTACACCTACCTCTGTCTTGGCACAGACAAGCTCGATGCAAATCGATCTATATCTGGTAATCAAACCTTAACCTCCTCAGGTGGCCACTTTACACTTGGCTTCTTCTCGCCGGGTAACTCCACGTACTCCTACATAGGCATCTGGTACAACAAAATCAACGTGCAAACCGTCGTCTGGGTCGCCAACCGAGACAACCCTATCACTGACAGGCAATCCACTGAGCTGAAGGTCTCGGGTGGCAATCTTGTGATTCTTAACAACTCCGAAGTCCCCGTTTGGTCCACGAATCTGACTGCTTCTTCATCTGGATCGAGCTCCATGGTGGCGGTTCTTGAGGACGACGGCAACTTCGCTCTCAAAGCGGCTCCGACTTCTTCTGTGACTCTGTGGCAGAGCTTCGATTACCCAACGCACATGTGGCTTCCCGGTGCCAAATTAGGGATCGACAAGCGCAAAAACAGGAGTCAGCTCTTGACATCATGGAAGAACGCTGAGGACCCTTCGACAGGTTTGTTCTCTCTCGGTCTCCAGCCATCCAGTGAGTACTACGTAAGGTGGAATAAGTCTGAGCATTACTGGAGCAGTGGGGCGTGGGACAATCAGACGAAAAGTTTCTCTTGGGTCCCTGAAATGAGATTGAACtatatttatgatttcaagtatGTGGACAATGAGAACGAGAGCTACTTCACCTATTCAATCAAAAGCTCCTTCAACACCATATCAAGGTGTGTGATGGACCTTTCTGGGCAGGTCAAGATGGTGTCCTGGTTGCCTTCCCAGGTGTGGACCTTGTTCTGGTCTCAGCCCCCGCAACAATGCATGGTGTATAGACTTTGTGGGCCTTTCAGTGTTTGCAGCGAGCAGAGTGAAGATTCGTGCAGCTGCTTGCAGGGATTTAGCATAAGCTCTCCAATAGATTGGAATCGGAGTGATTGGTCTGGTGGTTGCAAGAGGAATTCGAACTTAAATTGTGCAGCAAATGCGGAGAAAGACCGTTTCTGGCCTATGTCTAACATGGAATTGCATGATGCTCCCCAATCTTTAGTTGCAGGGAGCGATCTGGAATGCCAAACTGCTTGTTTAAGCAATTGCTCTTGCACGGCTTATGCTTTTGAGGATAATGCCTGCTCAATCTGGATTGGGGATCTCTTCAATGTGGAACAGCTCAAACAAGGCACTACCCCTGGAAGGAGTTTCTATGTCCGGCTTGCTGCCTCTGAAATTAAGGATCCCAGCAAGAAGAGTAACGTAACTGCAACAGTGGCAGGGTCTGTTGGTGCCACGGTAGCAATATTAGCCATTGTCTCGTTTGCCgtttggagatggaggagaggggCAACTGTAACAACAAAAATAGTGGAGGGTTCACGGATAGCCTTTGCATACCGGGACTTGCAAGTAGCAACAAAGAATTTCTCAGAGAAGTTGGGTGGGGGtgggttcggttcagttttcaAAGGAACATTACCTGATTCAAGTAGCATAGCGGTCAAGAAGCTTGAAAGCATAAGCCAAGGTGAGAAGCAATTCCGAACGGAAGTAAGCACAATCGGCACTATCCAGCATGTGAATCTTGTCAGGCTTCGCGGATTCTGCTCTGAAGGTGACAAGAGGCTATTGGTCTACGATTTCATGCCAAATGGTTCCTTAGGCTATCATCTCTTTCATAGAAAGGACTCGAAGACCTTGGATTGGAAAATGAGGTACCAAATTGCTTTGGGAACAGCTCGAGGTCTGGCTTATCTCCATGAGAAGTGCAGAGATTGCATCATACATTGTGACATCAAGCCAGAGAACATCCTTCTAGATGCTGAATTCTGTCCAAAAGTGGCAGATTTTGGCCTGGCAAAACTTGTTGGCCGAGATTTCAGCAGGGTGTTGACAACCATGAGAGGCACAAGAGGGTATCTTGCGCCGGAGTGGATCTCTGGAGTAGCCATAACAGTAAAAGCTGATGTTTATAGCTATGGGATGATGCTTTTTGAGTTTGTGTCGGGAAGGAGGAACTTAGAGCTATCGGAAAATGGGGCCATCGAGTTCTTCCCAACATGGGCTGCTAGCAAGATAGCTGAAGGAGGTGACCTGCTTGATCTTTTGGACCCAGACTTGGAGAAAAACGCTGATACTGAAGAGCTAACTAGGATATGCAGAGTTGCTTGCTGGTGTGTCCAAGATGAGGAAACTCACAGGCCAACGATGGGGCTGGTTGTTCAAGTACTCGAGGGGTTGTTGGATGTGAACCTGCCCAGGATACCGAGAGCCCTTCAAATGCTTCTTGATAATCAGGAGCATGTAGTTTTCTTCACTGAGTCGTCATCATCGAACCAGAATTCCCAGACGAATGGTAATACCTCAACTTCTTCCTTGCAGAACCCAAATAGTTCATCTTCGACGAAGTCCGAGTCTTGA